Sequence from the Desulfuromonas acetoxidans DSM 684 genome:
TGGAACGTTCTGGATGGGAAAATAAGACACTAGCCCAGCTCCGAAGCAAAGACATCTACGACTACATGCGCAATCGAGAACAAGCAGGTGCCTCCGCAAACACTATACGTCTTGACTTAGCTCTCTTAAGCCGTCTTTACAAACACTCAATCCAAAAATATGGCCTGGAGGGATTAGCGAACCCGGTTAAGGCCGTTGATCGGCCCTCAACGGCTTCGAGCGCACGAACAAGACGCCTTGAGGAAGGAGAGGAAGAAACGCTCTTGAAGTCTGCTCACGATGATTTCAAGCCCGCTATTGCCTTTGCATTGGAAACTGCCATGCGCCGCGAAGAAATTGCGACCCTTACCTGGCAGAACATCAACCTCGAAAAGAGAACGGCCCACCTACCAAAAACTAAAAACGGATCAGCACGAACTGTCCCGCTTTCAACTGCCGCAATCGGGATACTTAAAGCCCTTCCCCGCCAACTTGATGGCCAAGTTTTTGCGCTTACAAAAAAACGAATCACAGATCGAATGCGAACGACGGTAAAACGTGCAGGCTTAAAGGATTTGAGATTCCATGATTTACGACATGAAGCAACGTCACGCTTTTTCGAACGTGGGACCTTGGATATGATGGAAATCAGCAGAATAACAGGCCACAAGACCCTGTCAATGCTGTCCCGATATACGCACTTGCGAGCTGCAGATTTAGCCAAGAAACTGGGGTAATGCAAACATAACACGACAAACAAAAACAGCCACGAAACGAAGAAATCAATCCACACAGGACGCATACATATTAGGAGATTTTTGAGACTATATAAATAATTACACCAACCAATACCCACAGAAACGATGCGTTCAAACCTAAACGCAATCGATGCATCTTTACGTCGCGGATGTAAATCAACTTCATGTGCTCAAAAGTCAATTCAGAAACAAGCCCATCCTCACAGTCGGGATAATCTCCAGAAAAACTAACTACATCTTTTGACGCCTTCACCACACCACGATTCACAATTGCATCTAACAATCCAAACTCATAGAGGCCACCACCATAAAACGAGCCATTATAACTTGATGAATTAACAATATGTCGTGATGGATTATCAATAGCCGATATAGACCGCACTAGAGTCAAAACAGCAAAAAGCCATAAAAACAAAAAAGTTCCGCCAAAAATCAGCCCCCAACACAGACCAACAGACAGTGAAAAATGGCTCACATGGGCCCAAATCCTTCCCAAGGAAGAAATCGGCAACAACATTGCTGCCAACAGTGCAGCAACCTTAAAATCAACCGCCCGTATTACAGCTTGAGTATCCCCAATGGCGGCAACAATAAAGTTTGTTTTACTATCCATTATCCTTGACCCACTTATCCATAGTCTTATTGATTACGTTACCATGATAGCAATTACGGAATTCATTTTTCTCAAGAAGTCCTTTATTATGATTATTCAAATTCAAATAAAAGGCGTTCGACACCATAATTTCTTTATCTCCTGATGACTGATTCCCATAAGAACATAATTGCGCTGCCCGACCAACCAACTCACCAAGCCAAACAACTTCATTCACCCCTGTACCTTTATGTCCTGCCTTAATCAAAAATGACGATCCGTAATCTAAACCAACCCCTACACTAATTTCGCTATAATTCTTTTTCCTATATTTTATATTTAATATATCAACAAGAGATGACACCCTTGCAGCAACGCTAAAGAGATTATCTATATCTTTCTTCTTAGTAGTATTATATATACCCCACACACAGTCCCCCTCAATGTAAACTTCACTCACCCCTGAATGATCCTTAAGTAAGGCAACAAGCTCAGAAATATAAGTTTTAAATATCTTTGCCAGCACAGGCCTTGTGTGTTTACCACTATTAAGTTCTTTCGAACCTCTCATATCTACAAACAACGCAGAACACTTAACATAATAACCATTATTAAATGTCAGCAACCCCCTTGAAGGGATCTCTTCCTTATCTTCATAAAGAGAGTCTGAGCTATTCAGTATTTCATCTATCCTTTCAATACTTCTTTGATAATCAAAAGAACGAAATCCTGCTTCCATTAAAAATACTCCAAAATATTAAAAATAAAATCAAACAATTCAGCCACCAATAAGAGTATTCAATTCTGTACTAGCCCTAATTTTATTTAAAAATTCGCATTCATTCCCAGGCAGTAGAGAAATAAGCTCTTTATATTCCGTAAAATGCGTTTCATGAAAAGAAACAGCTCTCATCGCTGATTGAAAAGCTTTCCTTCCTGCATAAAACTTCCCCTCAGCATGAAGACAACAACCAAGTGCAAAAAGATTTCTCAATGCGGCTTCAAGCTCATGATTTTGCAAACCATTAATTGCATCATCTAGCGCAATAAAACATTTAGCGACCACCCCTTCACCTCCCCTCAAAACAAACAATTCTTGCGTCGTACGATTTCGATTGCCGCCAACGACTTCAATCACCTAAACTTTACAAAAGCAACATAATGCTACATTGCACAAAAGACAAAACTCAATCTTTTTAACAATAGCCACATGACCCCACCTAAAGACATAGGCACGCAATGATTAAGATCCCAAAAACATGTTCACTACAAAGCACCTTGAATGCTTTAGATGAAACCAGAGCAGCCCAAAGAGCAACCGATGCGATGGAGCT
This genomic interval carries:
- a CDS encoding integrase, producing the protein MATFNQRKSGRWQAKIRRNNQAISKTFSRRSDAEAWARKTEAEIERGLFVQDLDAAQRITIREAADALTLEYLLPRLSDGHREKNRLEALLERSGWENKTLAQLRSKDIYDYMRNREQAGASANTIRLDLALLSRLYKHSIQKYGLEGLANPVKAVDRPSTASSARTRRLEEGEEETLLKSAHDDFKPAIAFALETAMRREEIATLTWQNINLEKRTAHLPKTKNGSARTVPLSTAAIGILKALPRQLDGQVFALTKKRITDRMRTTVKRAGLKDLRFHDLRHEATSRFFERGTLDMMEISRITGHKTLSMLSRYTHLRAADLAKKLG